A stretch of DNA from Alteromonas gilva:
GGGCGTTACGGTTTTTAGTTGATAGCATCATAGCGTGCTTCGAAACGCAGTAATTTTCCGTCCGGATCGACAATCACTACATCCTGTGGTGTGACTTGCACGCTATTGTCGTCAGGCAACTGCAACGTGGTCACCTCACCGTTTACCGATACTTCAACGGGCATCGGAAAGGGGGCGTTGTTGGCTACTTGCCAGGTTAAGGTTAAACGTTCATTGGTACGTGTTTGCTGTAACACTGGCAGCTCTGGCTGATACAGGTAAACGTTAAAAAACCAGCTTAAATCGTTGCCGGTGATGTTATTCACAATAGTAATAAAATCGTTGGTATTGCGGTAAAGAGGCGTAAAGCTGCCTGGCTGCGGCGTTGCGCTGCCGTAAACCAGTTCTTTTACGGCGCCAAAAAATGCGTTATCGCCAATCAGATAGCGCAGCGTATGCATTATCCATGAGCCTTTATAGTATATGTCCAGTGCCGGGCCGATACCCTTTTCGTACACCTGCTCTACTTCCATGGTTTTGTTCGACACCAGCGGGTGAGTGTTTATCAGCCCTTTACGCTGTTTATTGAGGTAACTTTTGTACGCCACATCGCCATTAAGGTACTGGGCGTACAGAGGCTGCATATAACTGCCAAGTCCTTCGTGGATCCACATGTGATCCCAGTTGTCGTTGGTGACCTGATTACCAAAATATTCATGGGCAAACTCGTGTTGCAACAACCAGTCAAAGCCAAACTCATCTTTTTTATAATCGTTGCCATAAGCATTAATGGTTTGATGTTCCATGCCTAAGTGGGGCGTTTGTACTACGCCGACTTTTTCATCAGCAAAGGGGTAGGGGCCAATCATACGCTCAAAAAAGGTCAGCATAGCGGGTATTTCATCAAACAGCCGCTGGGCTTTTTCGTCGTTGCCCGGCAGGTGATAGTACATGATAGGGTAGCTGTTGCCGTAGATGCTCTGATAGGTATTTTGAATCACCTTAT
This window harbors:
- a CDS encoding M1 family metallopeptidase, with the protein product MQGHLPLFTLLLSAMITLSACSSSAPSARADAEERSTPYTLKSGGAVPELQQGVILKHAELHFAFDFTNEVLFGDATLTLDGSTPQPSLSVDLDTVFNIDGVWVNGEAVAPRHFYNNNGELVITPASPYQYPVAVKISYHGHPRTPLNAPWDGGVMWEQTPQGEPWLATAVQGEGCDLFWPCIDQPMGEPERADLYFTVPKGLVAASNGVLHSTTETDTTVTWHWQTKSPHNTYGIAMNIAPYKVIQNTYQSIYGNSYPIMYYHLPGNDEKAQRLFDEIPAMLTFFERMIGPYPFADEKVGVVQTPHLGMEHQTINAYGNDYKKDEFGFDWLLQHEFAHEYFGNQVTNDNWDHMWIHEGLGSYMQPLYAQYLNGDVAYKSYLNKQRKGLINTHPLVSNKTMEVEQVYEKGIGPALDIYYKGSWIMHTLRYLIGDNAFFGAVKELVYGSATPQPGSFTPLYRNTNDFITIVNNITGNDLSWFFNVYLYQPELPVLQQTRTNERLTLTWQVANNAPFPMPVEVSVNGEVTTLQLPDDNSVQVTPQDVVIVDPDGKLLRFEARYDAIN